The Prochlorococcus sp. MIT 0801 genomic sequence GATTGTCCTAATCCAAATAAAGCCTCAATCCATAATAAATCAGAATTTGAATCGGGTTTACGCTCCAAGTTTTTAATCCCAATCTGCATTGCATAATCAAAATGTTTTTGTGTTAATTCTTTTTTCAATGGAAATGGACACCAAATAGAGATATCAACGCCTGCCATATAAAGTTCTCTCGCAACAACAAGTCCATCGCCTCCATTGTGACCGGGCCCTACCAAAACAATTGCACCATTTTCAATCAACCCTTGTCTGTCTAATATCCATGAAGAAATACCAATCCCCACTTTTTCCATCAGAGCTTCAACAGGCATACCCATAGAAAACATTTCTTTTTCTATGTTTTGCATCTGCTCTGAAGAAACCATCAAATGTTCCGAATCAGATTGAGGCCAATTCAAAATCAAAAAGCGACCAAACCCACTATGAACAGAAGCTACTATTAATGCCCATGAATGTGGAAACAAGAGAAACAAAAAAAGTTTTAAATCATATGCCTTCAGAAGAAACAGTCGAGAAAACATTAAAAAGGCTGCAAACACTTTCTGGGAATCATTCAGTTGTAGTGGGGCTTTCCGGAGGGGTAGATAGCTCCTTAACGGCTGCTCTACTCTGTGAAGCTGGATGGGATGTACAGGGATTAACTTTGTGGCTAATGAAAGGAAAAGGTTCTTGCTGCTCTGATGGTTTAGTTGATGCTGCAGGGATATGTGATCAACTTGGAATCAAGCATCACATAGTTGATTCAAAAGAAATCTTTCAAAAAGAAATTATCAATAATGTCTTAAAAGGATATGAGGAAGGAATTACCCCTTTGCCCTGCTCGCGCTGCAACAAATCAGTCAAGTTTTCAGAAATGCTCAAATGGGTAAAAGAAAATAAAAATATCGAAAAGATCGCAACCGGGCATTACGCAAGGATTAGATACTCAAACGAATCTTTCAATGAGAATGATCTTCCGAGTGATGGAATTAAAAGACATAAGCTTTTAAGAGGTAAAGATCTCAACAAAGATCAAAGCTATTTTTTATATGATCTCCCTCAAGAAATTTTAGGAAAAACAATTTTCCCACTTGGAGAATTAACTAAAGAGATAACACGAATCGAAGCTTTTAAACATTCATTAAAAACTGCCGAAAAGCCAGAAAGCCAAGACCTTTGTCTTGCTGAACATTACGGATCAATGAATGCATTTATTGATAAGTATTTACCTCAAAATAAAGGAGATGTTGTACTTAAAAATGGTCAAATTATAGGCTCCCATAATGGAATTCAGCATTTCACAATAGGACAACGAAAGGGATTAGGTATTGCTTGGGAAGTGCCTTTACATGTTGTTGAAATTGATGCCTCTTTAAACAGAGTAATTGTTGCCCCAAGAGAAGATTCTGGCAAGTCAGAATGTACTGTAAAAGATCTAAATTGGGTATCAATTGAAGCACCTCAAGATCCAATTGAAGTTGAGGTACAAATTAGATATAGAAGTAAAGCAGTGAAAGCAAAGTTAATACCAATTTTTGATAGTACTAAAGAAAATTATTGCAAGAAATGTCACATTCATTTTGAA encodes the following:
- the mnmA gene encoding tRNA 2-thiouridine(34) synthase MnmA; translated protein: MPMNVETRETKKVLNHMPSEETVEKTLKRLQTLSGNHSVVVGLSGGVDSSLTAALLCEAGWDVQGLTLWLMKGKGSCCSDGLVDAAGICDQLGIKHHIVDSKEIFQKEIINNVLKGYEEGITPLPCSRCNKSVKFSEMLKWVKENKNIEKIATGHYARIRYSNESFNENDLPSDGIKRHKLLRGKDLNKDQSYFLYDLPQEILGKTIFPLGELTKEITRIEAFKHSLKTAEKPESQDLCLAEHYGSMNAFIDKYLPQNKGDVVLKNGQIIGSHNGIQHFTIGQRKGLGIAWEVPLHVVEIDASLNRVIVAPREDSGKSECTVKDLNWVSIEAPQDPIEVEVQIRYRSKAVKAKLIPIFDSTKENYCKKCHIHFEEDQFSITPGQAAVFYMGDYVLGGGLITKEY